One window of Pieris napi chromosome 1, ilPieNapi1.2, whole genome shotgun sequence genomic DNA carries:
- the LOC125048824 gene encoding peroxisomal membrane protein 11B, translating to MDVLLNVNNQSNGRDKLARLVQYASRLVWHQLEKKHANKYSIERIKGLENNLSSFRKVLRLGRCIDISYAALNTIHIQDPFLRISLTVSKIAHALFLYADHIVWLTRSGFLKTDSEQWNRTANKFWLLSITANLARDVYEILQVLQLNQTTLLKPSELLRGPVKSFDVNACIKHLYAIIYCHKDIFIDTIKNSCDIFIPLTALGLTKLNPSAIGALGTVSSLAALITIVKPITKLVPA from the exons atggATGtccttttaaatgtaaataatcagTCTAATGGACGAGATAAACTTGCAAG GCTAGTCCAGTATGCCAGTAGACTAGTATGGCATCAGCTGGAAAAAAAACATGCTAATAAGTATTCCATTGAACGAATCAAAGGCTTGGAAAATAATCTTAGTTCATTTAGAAAAG tTCTAAGATTAGGAAGATGCATAGATATATCTTATGCAGCATTAAATACTATTCACATACAGGATCCATTCTTAAGAATATCTCTGACAGTTAGTAAAATAGCCCATGCACTGTTTTTGTATGCTGATCATATAGTGTGGCTCACACGAAGTGGCTTTCTTAAAACTGATTCAGAACAATGGAATCGCACAGCAAATAAATTTTGGCTGTTGTCAATAACTGCAAACTTAGCAAGAGATGTATATGAAATTCTACAAGTCTTACAGTTAAACCAAACTACATTGCTTAAGCCCTCTGAATTATTAAGGGGACCTGTTAAAAGTTTTGATGTTAATGCTtgcataaaacatttatatgcTATTATTTATTGCCATAAAGATATCTTTATagatactataaaaaattcatgtgatatttttataccacTGACTGCACTGGGTTTAACTAAATTGAACCCGTCAGCTATTGGTGCTCTTGGCACGGTTTCTTCACTTGCTGCACTTATAACTATAGTTAAACCAATTACTAAACTTGTACCAGCTTAA